Below is a genomic region from Helianthus annuus cultivar XRQ/B chromosome 2, HanXRQr2.0-SUNRISE, whole genome shotgun sequence.
AAATCAAATTTCATATTACCACCAATCATAATTAACATTAATCACTAATAAAACTATTATGGAAAATTCTTCAAATGTgtataactatgcacatgtacaACGAAAAAAATGACCTTGTTGACAAATTCTAGCAGACTGTGTACACGTGCATAGCattattatgcacatgtgcatcaacatGAATGACCTTATTAACCTATTCTGGAAaattatgcacatatgcataattATATACATTTGCACAACATGATTGACCTTATTAACCTAATctaaaaatatacatatgtgcataactatgcacatgtgcattaacacgaCTTACCTTATCAACAGGTTtgcttcaaaaaaaaaaaccctaacccttaCCAAATCAAATTTCGTATTACCACAAATCATATCTAACATTAGTCAGTAACAAAACTACAtacaaaaaacacataaatacCACATTACATATAGTTCTATCACAACAGTCACCTCTAATCtctcaaaaatcatatatatcGAACGATTTTCACTAGTGCAGATATGAAACAATGATTTAAGCGTCATATTAACATATAAAAATCTGAATCGATGATTAAGCGTCATATTATCATATAAAAGTGCAAAACAAAGAGTATAAACTTACAAATTCACGAAACGGTGTAGCGACACTGAATAACCCGACAACAACTAGATTACGGCGAGTCCGTTGGACGTCTGTTCTTCAGATTCTCCCTAATTGTGTCACAATCTTCGATGATTATGGTTCTTATTGCCCTAATTTCGAGCAGATGACGAATATATGATCGATGATTCTGTTCTTATTGCCCTAATTTCGATTATACGACGAATACACCATGAATTGTAAGATTGAGATGGCGAATTTCAGAGATTTTGGTGTGTAGACGTGAATGGAGATGATGAATTTTTGAGATGTTGGAGTATCGGACATGAACTAAATGAAAAAATATGATTTAATTGTTCTTTGAAGTCCAGCAGGAGGAGGATGGGCATGtaatttaatttttgttatgtatttACACTAATGCCCTctattcacattggttctcgcggttctcgcaataagggtggttctcgcatgaaccctaccctacatatatatatatatatatatatatatatatatatatatatatatatatatatagggaggggctcatgcgagaaccacccttattgtgagaaccttgagaaccaatgtgaacacaacctaaaatagctaaaaaaacctaaaaaaacctaaccccctcccccccccccccaaaaaaaaaaaaaacctaaacccccccccccaaaaaaaaaaacctaaccccccccccccccctcaagctaaatgctaaaaaaaacctaaaaaaaacctaaccccccccccctaaagctaaaatgctaaaaactaaacccccaaaaaacctaaaaaaatctaaaaaaaatcttaaaaaaatctaaaaatttttttttgaattttttaatattttttatgttaaaatcgctacttttagaagcaaaaaaaaaaatttttttaaaaaaaattaaaatttttttttgtttcgaaaagtagcgattttttttataaaaaatattaaaaaaatcaaaaaaaatttttttgtgtgatttttagctatttttaggcatttttggtgtgttcacattggttctcgcggttctcacaataagaggtggttctcgcatgatcttctccctatatatatatatatatacacgacaaagatccgttaggaaccaccctttattgcgagaaccgcgagaaccagtgtgaacacaaacagtaatacctaaaaaaatctaaaaaacacccaaattttgttttttattttttactatttttttgtaaaattcgctatatttagtttacaataaaaaaataaaaaaaatttcaaaaaaaaaaaaaatttcgagtcatagttatccatgcacatgtgcatttgtatattttctttgacaaattccgtaattcattacaaatattagacaattgcactttcatttacactaacacgtgtaatacactactttttacgttaacaatattagaaatgcacatgtgtatctatatgtatcaacatcaAATAAGATGTTTTGGTACACtaatttctctttcatctatcattccatccataatacacaaacatgcacatgtgcatttttgttatttctttgacaaattccgtaattcattacaactattagacaattgcactttcatttacagtaccatgtgtaatacaatagtctttacattaccaatattagaaatgcacatgtgcatctatatgtattaacatgaaataaggtgttttggtacactacattgaatacactttccctttcatctatcataccatccataatacactaccattatctcctaccatccataatacaataccattacctcctaccatccataatacaataccattaccaatattttcactttattacatgtatgtaaacaccatttataccatccaaccaacatattacatcataaattgacaactataaccaaaccatcaaccactagatataacgaACCaagaaacatgtatatgggcctacttctccattcaaaatcacaaactttttgtaacaaaacacgttatatcatggttatacctaatgatgcacatgtgcattttgaatattggtaatgtaaaaagtagtgaattatgaatggtattgtaaattaaagtgcaattgtctattcccgataacgtattaccgaatttgtcgaagtaatgatacatatgcacatgtgcatggataactgttaatcgaaaaaaaaaacgtttttttttgtAACTAAATATAGCGAATTTTTTaggaaaaatatttaaaaaaaataaaaaaatttttgagtgcttttttgatttttttttagattttattttgtgttcacattggttctcgcggttctcgcaataagggtggttctcgcatgaaccttaccctatatatatatatatatatatatatatatatatatatagagcgGTTAACCTACATTATTAGTAATCGTACATTACATACGTGATAATCCTGACCGTAAGATCAAGGGATTAAAAGCGTGATTAAATAATTGTTTAAATGTCTGTCTAAAACATAATTATGTGAACCAAAGGTTAAAATGGTCAATTTCCTATACCTAAATACCCGGCTAAATCTCAGTATCTAATCAAAAAACCATATTTGATAATCAAAAATTTCGGTGAGTTTCAAACGATTCCGACCGACGGAGAAAGACGATTAACAACGGTGAACAACCAACGACCATCGATTTCACTTGAGAATGACGAATACGGCATTAAGAGGTATCGATTAAATCATCTTCTGAACCCCGTTTATTTTGTTAGCCAGTCCCAACTTTGTAGTTGAACTAATCGGCGGTTACATTATATGTTGAAGAAGCTAAAAGAGAAAGACGGAGCAAGAAAAGAAATGATCCGGTGAAGCCGGTGCACATTAGCGGCATAACTACAGGTTTGATGTTGATTGAAGTTTTTTAAGCCAAAATTAGGGTTGGTTAACTAGCGTTATTTGATAAGAACAAGCGTAATTTTTTGTTGATTCATTGATATGTAGTAGCGGGATTAGCAGGCTTAACATTAGATGATGATGATTCTTTTGAATGAACTAGCGGAATTAGGTTACCTTGTGAAATTGGGAATTTTACCACTTGATATTGGGGCGTCTGATCTAATTGTGAAATTGAATCGTTTGAGCTAAAAACGACATTAACTACAGGTTTGATGTTGATTGAAGTTTTTTAAGCCAAAATTAGGGTTGGTTAACTAGCGTTATTTGATAAGAACAAGCGTAATTTTTTGTTGATTCATTGATATGTAGTAGCGGGATTAGCAGGCTTAACATTAGATGATGATAATTCTTTTGAATGAACTAGCAGAATTAGGTTACATTGTGAAATTGGGAATTTTACCACTTGATATTGGGGCGTCTGATCTAATTGTGAAATTGAATCGTTTGAGCTAACAAACGACATTAGCATGATTGATATGTAATATTGAATTAGGTTACATTGTGAATTGGGaaatttacaagttttaaatatgAAACTTATAATATTGGGGCTTCTGCGGTAATTGTGAAATTGGTGATTTAGAGGTAACAAGCGGCATTAGCATGATTGCTATTACATATGTTGAATATTTGATATGACCTAGCGGTTCTAGCTTAAAAATTGTGAAATTGGAGATTTTGAGATAACAAGCGGCATTAGCATGATTGTTTGCTTGATTTAAATTTTGTATTGAAATATGTAGGGgttgctgatgatgatgatgattttgagcCCCCGATTCAGTCGATAATGACAAAGCAACCTCAGAAATTAAAGGTTAATAAAAAGCATACAAAATTAAGTctacaagatgatgatgatgactttgaagtACCTATTAGAGACTTGATAGTCAAAAGGGGTGAAAACACAAGAAAAAGGCCAAATACTACAACTAACCAAGATGGTGATGACTTTGAGCCAGTAAAAAAGAAACAATCGAAAAACGAAAAGCAGATGGATCCTATCGAGGGGAAACGGAAGATTACCGATGCAGAACCTATTAGGACAGAACCAAGACCGTACTATGATTATCATCATGATGTAATAAGCCTACGGTGCAGTCCTTCAGGTTTTATGGATACAGTTAAGCACTTTACTGAAGCGCAGGTGGCGGATGTGAAGAGCATTGGATTTGGTGAGGTCCTTAATATAAAGCTTTATCATATAAGCACACGTTTAGGGTATTGGCTCGTACGAAACTATGACGAGCAATACAGCACACTAAACATAGGAAATCACAAGATAGAAATCACCCGAGATTCAGTACATGACGTGTTTGGTATTCCAAAGGGTAATGTTATTGTACGAGAAAAAAATAAGCCTAGGAAAGGAGCAATAGTGGAGAAAAATACGGCTACTCAAGGCGCAGAAACAACCATAGATGAGTTCAAAAACCAGTGGCCAGACACAAACAAAATTACTCATACTTTACTTGCAAGAACTATGTCAAAGCAAACCACTGGCGGACGATTATTCAAGCTAAATTTCCTAGCCTACTGGAACACTTTGTTTGTAGAGATAACAAAGTCAACAACTGTTAAACAAAGTTTTCTACTTGCAATTGACAAAGAGGAAGACATTCCAAATCTGGATTGGTGCTCCTTCGTTTTAGAATCGCTGAAACGAACAAGACAAGGTTGGAAAAAGTTAGACTCACAATACAATGGCCCGGTTGCATTCCTAACGGTATGTTATGTACACATCTTTAAAGGTTATGCTAAATacgatattaatattaataatttggtttttttcaaaaaacaatATGCAGCTTCTATACAGCCATTATTTCAACAAAAGACacaaaattttcgatgaagctgtCAAAATGCCTGTCATACAGTATGTAACCTCTGGTATGATCGACGACGTGGAAGAATATTTATACAACAACGGGCCGCTAAatgttgaagattgtgatgaagtGGAGAAAGACGAAGGAGCAAATGATAATCGCCAGGATCAACAACATGTTACTGCCTCACGCATCAATGGCGATGATCATCAAAATCAAGAGTCTACGACCGCACCATTCGAAATCGTAAAACAGAACACTTCGACGCTGTACACTGACCTTTTCGCTGACAACATCCCGATACACGAGGCAGCTGCGGTACAAGAAAACCTCACCGAATTCAATACATTAGATCAGCGTATGGAAGATACGGATGAGTACATAATACCACCAGTGGATACGACACATGTCTACAACAGAAGAAACCTGGCTGGAAACCTGGATGGGGAAGATCCGATTGACGAAGGTAACATACCATGAAATACGGATTGGTTTGATGGGTGGAATCCGAATGAACATATTTCAGCTTTGAATTTAGATGAAATGGACATAGGGACACAAACGCAAAAAGAGATTGACTACTGCAGCACTCCGGTTCAACTAACCGGGGTGATCTATGATCATGCTGCGTGGGAAGCCTCGAAAAAAAGTAAAAAGGTAAACTggattttttgtttttgttactGTCAATAACACATGCTATAATACTTGTTTATGATGTTAGAAAATAATTACTGTACATGTAATAATGCATATTGGACAACAAATTAATAACGCATGGTTGGGGACTTCAGAATTTGACAGTTGGGGTTTCAAAAAATGAACGTATGCTGCTGCTGGTTTGGGCTGACATAAGTCTGGACTAAGGAAAAAATATATATGACTGTCAAATAGGAGGCCGATTAGCATAAATCTTGATGCCATAAAAAGTGCAATGGGCTTCTAATTTTATTTACTACCCACAAGTTTAAGCTGTTGGTCCAATTTTTTAGTAGTAACACATATCCTGATAATCACGcatgatattaaaaaaaaatgaaacttgGCTTCTTAGACTGGTAATCACGCTTGAACTTTTTGAATGTCCAATTCCGCAGGTGTTGTTGAAAACAATGGACAATAATATAAAGAAATACATTTCTCTGGTTTCGGATATGAATAATCTCGTTAAGGGGGTAAAGGAGAAGTTTTTCTGGGATGTTGAAATTATGGAAAGGTGTAAAAAATGGAATGATGCGGTTAAAAATACAGTTTCTAAAAATACAGTTTCGATACCTGATGAAGTAAGCTCTGCTGGTGATGAGGTGGTTCAAAACAAAGTTGGACAGGGTGGCGAAACAAATCAAGAGTTAGAGGGCGATGGAGATGCAAGGTTGGAACATGAAAACACAGGGAAAGATAAAGGTATATAATAATTTCTCTTATTTGTTAATATTTACAGGAAATTATGATTAATAAAAACCAAAACGTTTGGGATTTTATAGGATGTGATGATGTTCATAATACCCCATTTGATGATGGTGGTATTTCGGACTCATGCCTGGCTGCCTTACAAACCATCGAACCAGGCGTATACAGGCAGACTACAGAAGGTAACAAAATTACGTTCATTACTAAAAAAAGGTACATTTTTTTAGCTTGTGATTacaaaaaaattaaccaaatcaAACATAAAAACAGTGGCACAAGCAGATGTGGTAAACAACATGGACCAACCTGTAAATTTGGCAGAGTGCAGTCAGCAACAAGCACATAAACATAATACAATAACCGACGCCTATGATAAAGAAAAGCCTCCGACAACATCCGCTGATGAACCTGATGAAGTGACCGAAGCAGAAATGCAGTCGGTTGAGACACTTTTAAAATTGGCTCCAATCCTACAAACATCAAGTGCAAGTAATCAAAAGACTCATGTGTCAGCGAACACAAATAAAACGGATGGCGAGAGGCATACACACCTAGTGAGAACGCGTATCAACATGATCAGGGAAAAGAACGAAAAGCGGATGGCAGAACTAGGTGACGCATACAGATCACCTTACTGCAACAGGGTAACCAACTTATATGAGCCACTTTTGGGACGTGACCAAACAATCATCTGTTATCTCTTAGCTCCGGTGGGAGATATTGGGTAAGATTTTTAACCCTAATAATTAGTTTAAAAATTTCATCTTTTTTTAAACTTTTCTTTGTTGGTATTAAAAAACAGGACATTGATATACAAGTCTGACAGTGGAGTCGAAACGctaaaaatcatatttgaaaCCTTCCACCCATCGCAATACATATCATATGGTGGAATGGACGCATTTGTAGATGTTTTAAACTTTGAAGAGAAAAAAAGGGACAAAAAATCATCACCCTACAGGTTGTTCTTGCCAACTACAATATTGGTAAGTTTTTCAACAATAATCACGCAAGGTTGAAAATTTAATATGTTAATCACGCATGGTTGCATTTTTATATATTACACACCCGTGTATTAATGTTTAATGAATACATGTTTAATGTTACCCAACCATTCTATATTATAATCACTCTTGTTAACGCTTAAATGGAGCGATGGATTTTAATGAGAAAAATCACGAAAATTCTTGTAGCAAGACGAAATGTTTGAGCCAAAAATCACAGATACTGATCGATTGAAAGTATTCGGACCAAGCGTAGACGATATATTGTGTAAGTATCAGGTGAAGAAAGTTGACAAAGTTGATCTCATCTTCATTCCAGTACTACTTTCTGATCATTACTGGTGCCTATGCTTTAACATGAAAAATGGAGATATCGAGTTAATAGATAACTCTAGGTATGCCGAATCGTTTACCAAACGCTACCGTGGACGCCCCGAAAAGCTGGTAATTCTAAGTAGCTTTTTATTATTATGATGAATAGGTACTAATATGATTTTTTATCGTGCTTATAGCGGAGAGTTCTAATACTATACCTAAAAGGCAAAATTGGACAAAAAGAGTGGATAACAAAGTTGGAAAAGGCAAAAATAATTCGAAAGGAAATGGATTGGAGAACTCTTCAAAACGGTTGTGACTGTGGTGTCTTCACTATGAGACATATGGAGACATACAAGGGCAAATCTCCATGGAATGCAGGGTTTAAAACGGAAGACCAAAAGAAGATTCAAGATTCACAACTACGGTTTTTGCGGTACAGGTATCTTAGTAAGATTGTATTGTCCGACTACAATCTTATAAGGAAAGAGGTATACGACAAAGCTACGGACTTTATGAAGAATTCGATACCCGCAGATGCTTTGCACGATCTAGATAGCAAAATAAGTAACAGATTGGATCAGTTCTTCAACCTCAAAAAGGGGAAACAAAATGAAAAGTCGTAGGACTACTATCTTGCTGTCTTTTGTTCCAAACATCTTTGACATgttggattttttatttttatttataattctAATAATTTCTGGTTATAAACATAAACTACTCGGACATTTTCATTATTCAAACACACAACTTTCATACAAAATATAAAACACTTAGATAGACATGATTTCACACCCCATATGATTGACGATACATAATAACCATCAGAAATAAGTCTCTAAAAACTGGATCTTCAACTCCATAGAGCATCCTAAGACGGTAATGGCGTCCGCAAGTTGTTTTAACTGTTTCTCATCCCGCTTGCCAAGATCAACCATAAACATCATAGCCACCTCTTTGACACTTGAATCTGACATACCAGACAACAAATTCAGTATCTCTTCTCTCCTTTTCATGTTCTCTCTAACCCTATGAATGTTAGTTTCCAGCAAGTCCTTACAAGACTTGTCTTCAGCTATTTGATCCTCGATTCTCTTTTTTAGATAAGCACGCATACCAGATGACGAAGACGAACCACTCGATGAATTACAAGAATCTGccatattttaaaataaaaattgaacGGATAAAAATTGAACGGTTTTCCAACGATATATAAAAGGGAATTGCAGAGCAAGAGGACAATATAAAATTATTGACCATGacagctgttttttttttttttttgtagttttcTTGGCCCATTACAAGTACATATGTTATGTAACTAAAAATCACGCATGATACAAATTAGATTGCTTTTATGTAAAATCACGCAAGATACAAGTTAGATtccttttatataaaaaaaacgcTTGAAGTTAGGAAATCACGCATGTCCAATTTATACCGCaggaattaaaaaaaataacgcATGCCCAGGTTTTATCCCGCATGAAGTGATAATTAGACAAACATTATCAGTATACAAATACAACTTGATATATAAAATACTTATCACTCCAAATAATGAAACCCTATAACTAGATAGACTACTGTTAAGTCGATATGACTTGTAATGatgtaaaatattaaatttaacTTACCAAAAATATCTCTCAACTACCAAAATTAATTACGCAGTAACACACATATATGATTCACTCACCCCCCATTAGGCATAtactcaaaaaaaatatatatcaaactCTCTTCAAAAACAACAATGTCGACAGATCCCGCGAACGAAGCAATCAAGGAGCTCTTGAATACCCGCAGGTTAACGGAACTTGCTTCTAATGTTAACTCTTGTAACAATATTCTGGATGTGCAGGGAAGGCTAttagaacaacaaaaaaaaaaaaaaaccaggaAGTGTGGGGAATGCTGCTGGAAGAACCAAAGTCTTTGTTGAGGGAGAAAGGAATACAACTGATGAAGGATCAAGCATCTGCAGATAACTTGGTATACTCATATCTGAAAGATGCAGTGGAGACCGTTGAAGAGAAGATGGAGACGTCCGAGAAGGAGGTTGGGAAGATAATGTCACCGAAGTAGGTGGTATGGCTGATTAATACACTATTTTGTTGATTTTCGGGATGACCTAATGTGTTGTTGGTATTTTGAACAATGGTAGTTTTAAGTCTAGTTTTATGTGTATTGAACTTATATGTGGGGGTATATTTTGGTAAATCATCCACCCATAGCTAGTTATGATGATGAGAATCAGTGTTATATCACTTGATGTCTCATACTTTTTTGAATGTTGCTTTAGCAATATTGATATGAAAAAAGTGCATGTTAATTATTATCACGCATGAGTTTTTATTTTATTACGCTAGTTATGGAGATGAGAATCAGTGTTTGGTCACTTGAAGTCTCCATTTCAAATAGTCCTGTGTATGGTTATGATTAATCACAAAAAAGGGGTAAAAAAATCAATTGAGATATTTAATCACGCATATCATGTAAAAAAACATGTGAATGTCATAGATTACATAAAGTTCAGTCAtaacaaaatcattaaatatGGAATGTTTATGTTGTTCAAACACTACTCGTCTTCGCATTCAAAATCACTATCTTCTGCTTCGTCGGACTCCTCAAACTCCTCTTCGTCACCAGTTTCAACCTCCTCTTCCTCTTCATCAACTAAATTAGGATCCTTCTCTAACTGAATTGCTCTTCTTTTCCTCCCCTCCTTATTGGCAACCTTATCAGCAGCAGTAGCTTCACCCTTTAACACCTTGCAAGTTCGAATGTcatgacctttgatattgcagtgACTGCATGTCTGACCTCTCTTGCCTTTTAGACTAATAATTTTCTCTTTTTTTGATTTAATGCGCTTATGTGAACCGCGTCCTTTGTTTCTAATACCAGTTGGCACACGGACTGTAGGTGGATCGTCAGTGTTTGGTTTCTCGTAACCAATTAACCTTGAATATCTATCAAACTTAGGGTCgatgggcttggttatgcgaagTTCATCAACCATTTCTTTCATCTCTCTCATCCGATCCTTGACTATAAGTAGATGATCGAAATCTTTGATCAGGTTACCAATAAGATACTCTCCAGTCTGCATAATCTCATACGCAACCTCTTTGGCCTTTTTATGCGCATCATCACCGTCAAcagtaatatcaaatgtattattAAGATCATTCGGTACCACATCTTTAGTCCATCTTCTCATTACATACTTGTTGGGAATTTCCTTCACTTTGAACATCTTGAACACGAAATATATATGCTTGCACAACAATCCATATTGTTCAAACCTGCGACAAGTGCATAATGCAATTACATCCTCCCCCTTCTTGAAACATACCtacacaaaaaaataataaaaataaaataaaaaggaaacatggTTTGGCAATAAACGCATATTAGCTGGTGTATATACTATTACCTCTAATAAACCGTCGCCGTGAGCTTTCCAATCCTTCATACTTATCTTCAAAAAAGGTTCCTCAATTTTAGTCTCCATCGGAAGGCACTCGGACAGTGTTCCTTGTAACTCTGTCTGTTGATCAGCAAAAATTGACCTGGTGTAAATTTTCATGGCATCATCCTCTAGAGTAGATTCAGAAAAGTTATCGGGGACTGTATTTCTAGATATATGGTCATTCTTCCGATGGTTGAATCTTTGAATGTCCATTGCACCATCAAAATGGTTAAAGAACTCAACAAGGGTAAGTTGAGAATTCGCCACTTGACAGAAAAAATGGTTTTCGCTCTCTGATCTAGAAGTGGTCCGCATAAGCCCAGACATAGGCTCATGACGATAGAACGCTGGGATCCACGAAGATCTCATGccaaacatatcatcaatccacTTATTCTCAGTTAGACCGAAATCAATCATTATCAGCTTCCAGTCTCTCTCAAACGTTTCTGGCGTAATCGAATCTGTCCATACAATGTCACACATACGTCTCTTAAAGTCTTCGTTATTGCACAGCTGATGTCCGACCTATTAAACCAAAGAATTGGAACTTATTGAACAAGggtaatgaaaaaaatgaataatGAACATAATAACGCATGATGAAAATAATAACGCATGATGAATATTTTTAGTCTGGGCAAATAAACATATGAAGCCAATACAACTACTACGCCAGTTCTAAACATAATCACGCATACTCTATTTGAACCTAACCTTATCAGCAAGTTtcttcattatgtgccacatacaTAATCTGTGCCTACTCTTATCGAACACTGCTTCGATGGCTTGTTTCATCGCGGGATCCTGATCAGTGACAACCACATTCGGCTGCTTACCAAATGAGTTCAAAAATGACTGTAAAAGCCACTTGTATGATTCAATGCTTTCGGATGCTAAAAACCCGGCTCCAAGTGTCACATTTCGACAATGATTATCAATACCAGTAAAAGGTACAAAAACCATTTTATACCTTCAAAATGTGAATtcaaaaaatgaataaaaaaacaagatgattataaaaaaaaataacagtAATAAGCTTGAAGTGATGACTAACTTGTTGGTTTTAAATGTAGCATCAAACTATATGACATCTCCAAACTCAGCATAATTACGTTTGCACAAGCCATCGGCCCAAAACAGGTCGGTTAATCGTTTGTTTTCATCGACCGAATGAAAGAATGAATAATCAACCATAAACTGCTTTTTATCGGTCAACCTATTGATaaccatatctgcatcatactgtCCGATGTAGCTATGTATCCTAGCTCTAAAATTCTTGCAATCGTCTTTAGTTGCGCCTACATTTTCAAACCCTCCGTATCTTTTTCTCATTATATTAAAGGCTTTCACTGGCCCAAGATTCAATGTACCAAGCTCCCATATCATCTATTCTTGTGTCTCAGACAGATGTCTATAAGCTGGTAATAAGTGCATATCTTTGGGGCACACGAATGAATGATTATGAGATTGAACAAACTTATCAACCTTAAACAACACCCCATCCGTCGAACAAAGCTTAATTTGTGCTTTACAGCCGGTTCGAATAGTCGGTCTGTTCCTACGTTTATATGGCTTAGACAA
It encodes:
- the LOC110885909 gene encoding uncharacterized protein LOC110885909 isoform X1, with the protein product MTNTALREAKRERRSKKRNDPVKPVHISGITTGVADDDDDFEPPIQSIMTKQPQKLKVNKKHTKLSLQDDDDDFEVPIRDLIVKRGENTRKRPNTTTNQDGDDFEPVKKKQSKNEKQMDPIEGKRKITDAEPIRTEPRPYYDYHHDVISLRCSPSGFMDTVKHFTEAQVADVKSIGFGEVLNIKLYHISTRLGYWLVRNYDEQYSTLNIGNHKIEITRDSVHDVFGIPKGNVIVREKNKPRKGAIVEKNTATQGAETTIDEFKNQWPDTNKITHTLLARTMSKQTTGGRLFKLNFLAYWNTLFVEITKSTTVKQSFLLAIDKEEDIPNLDWCSFVLESLKRTRQGWKKLDSQYNGPVAFLTLLYSHYFNKRHKIFDEAVKMPVIQYVTSGMIDDVEEYLYNNGPLNVEDCDEVEKDEGANDNRQDQQHVTASRINGDDHQNQESTTAPFEIVKQNTSTLYTDLFADNIPIHEAAAVQENLTEFNTLDQRMEDTDEYIIPPVDTTHVYNRRNLAGNLDGEDPIDEGNIP
- the LOC110885909 gene encoding uncharacterized protein LOC110885909 isoform X2, translated to MTNTALRAKRERRSKKRNDPVKPVHISGITTGVADDDDDFEPPIQSIMTKQPQKLKVNKKHTKLSLQDDDDDFEVPIRDLIVKRGENTRKRPNTTTNQDGDDFEPVKKKQSKNEKQMDPIEGKRKITDAEPIRTEPRPYYDYHHDVISLRCSPSGFMDTVKHFTEAQVADVKSIGFGEVLNIKLYHISTRLGYWLVRNYDEQYSTLNIGNHKIEITRDSVHDVFGIPKGNVIVREKNKPRKGAIVEKNTATQGAETTIDEFKNQWPDTNKITHTLLARTMSKQTTGGRLFKLNFLAYWNTLFVEITKSTTVKQSFLLAIDKEEDIPNLDWCSFVLESLKRTRQGWKKLDSQYNGPVAFLTLLYSHYFNKRHKIFDEAVKMPVIQYVTSGMIDDVEEYLYNNGPLNVEDCDEVEKDEGANDNRQDQQHVTASRINGDDHQNQESTTAPFEIVKQNTSTLYTDLFADNIPIHEAAAVQENLTEFNTLDQRMEDTDEYIIPPVDTTHVYNRRNLAGNLDGEDPIDEGNIP
- the LOC110910363 gene encoding uncharacterized protein LOC110910363 is translated as MKNGDIELIDNSRYAESFTKRYRGRPEKLRRVLILYLKGKIGQKEWITKLEKAKIIRKEMDWRTLQNGCDCGVFTMRHMETYKGKSPWNAGFKTEDQKKIQDSQLRFLRYRYLSKIVLSDYNLIRKEVYDKATDFMKNSIPADALHDLDSKISNRLDQFFNLKKGKQNEKS
- the LOC110885927 gene encoding protein FAR1-RELATED SEQUENCE 5-like, translating into MIWELGTLNLGPVKAFNIMRKRYGGFENVGATKDDCKNFRARIHSYIGQYDADMVINRLTDKKQFMVDYSFFHSVDENKRLTDLYKMVFVPFTGIDNHCRNVTLGAGFLASESIESYKWLLQSFLNSFGKQPNVVVTDQDPAMKQAIEAVFDKSRHRLCMWHIMKKLADKVGHQLCNNEDFKRRMCDIVWTDSITPETFERDWKLIMIDFGLTENKWIDDMFGMRSSWIPAFYRHEPMSGLMRTTSRSESENHFFCQVANSQLTLVEFFNHFDGAMDIQRFNHRKNDHISRNTVPDNFSESTLEDDAMKIYTRSIFADQQTELQGTLSECLPMETKIEEPFLKISMKDWKAHGDGLLEVCFKKGEDVIALCTCRRFEQYGLLCKHIYFVFKMFKVKEIPNKYVMRRWTKDVVPNDLNNTFDITVDGDDAHKKAKEVAYEIMQTGEYLIGNLIKDFDHLLIVKDRMREMKEMVDELRITKPIDPKFDRYSRLIGYEKPNTDDPPTVRVPTGIRNKGRGSHKRIKSKKEKIISLKGKRGQTCSHCNIKGHDIRTCKVLKGEATAADKVANKEGRKRRAIQLEKDPNLVDEEEEEVETGDEEEFEESDEAEDSDFECEDE